One window of Microaerobacter geothermalis genomic DNA carries:
- the cobD gene encoding threonine-phosphate decarboxylase CobD, translated as MAWIEQFGHGGDLFTASEKFSIDPDLWIDFSANINPLGPPQELFSRIQEDWKWVQHYPDPAHRKFTRMLSEKFKLPQSFFLVGNGAAECMALAILGLEPKTVGVVYPCFSEYEKMAKSFGVHVIGCFSDRDTLRPDFNQLFKLFTKCDLVFIGNPNNPTGVTYSDEELKQMAKWTDETDTYLVMDEAFIDFLSSSKQLGLLSILEIYPKVVIIRSLTKFYAIPGLRLGFAIASPDMIKKMKNKQITWSVNQLALVAGAVCLNQTEYEEETRLLIRKERNFLIESIRNDLGWQVWPSEANFLLVRLPLGFTATGIQQQLGRKGILIRNCSMYPGLTSRDFRIAVRSRGENCKLLNALKAVGEKNGIVKPNNGGME; from the coding sequence ATGGCTTGGATTGAACAATTTGGACATGGTGGAGATTTGTTTACGGCATCAGAAAAATTTTCTATTGACCCCGATCTATGGATTGATTTCAGTGCCAACATTAATCCTTTGGGTCCACCGCAGGAACTTTTCAGCAGAATTCAGGAGGATTGGAAATGGGTACAGCATTATCCGGATCCGGCCCACCGGAAGTTTACACGTATGTTGTCTGAAAAATTTAAGTTGCCTCAATCTTTCTTTTTAGTGGGAAATGGGGCTGCCGAATGTATGGCTCTAGCTATTCTTGGTTTGGAGCCAAAAACAGTAGGTGTCGTTTATCCGTGTTTTTCAGAATATGAGAAAATGGCAAAAAGCTTTGGAGTCCATGTTATAGGTTGTTTTTCTGACCGTGACACGTTAAGACCCGATTTTAATCAATTATTTAAATTGTTTACGAAATGTGACTTGGTGTTTATAGGAAACCCGAATAATCCAACTGGGGTAACCTATTCCGATGAAGAGTTGAAGCAGATGGCCAAATGGACGGATGAAACCGATACATATCTGGTAATGGATGAAGCTTTTATAGATTTTCTTTCTTCTTCTAAACAATTGGGACTCCTATCGATTTTAGAAATCTACCCCAAGGTGGTCATTATTCGTTCACTAACCAAATTTTATGCCATTCCCGGTTTAAGATTGGGGTTTGCCATTGCATCCCCTGATATGATCAAAAAAATGAAGAATAAACAAATAACCTGGAGTGTTAATCAGCTTGCTCTTGTGGCAGGTGCAGTATGTTTAAACCAAACAGAGTATGAAGAAGAAACCAGATTACTGATCAGGAAAGAAAGAAACTTTTTAATTGAATCGATTAGAAATGATTTAGGATGGCAGGTGTGGCCCAGTGAAGCCAATTTTCTTCTCGTTCGATTGCCTCTCGGATTCACTGCAACTGGTATACAGCAGCAGTTGGGAAGAAAGGGAATATTAATACGCAATTGCTCCATGTATCCTGGGCTGACCTCCCGTGACTTTCGCATTGCGGTCCGTTCACGGGGTGAAAATTGCAAACTATTAAATGCACTAAAAGCCGTGGGTGAGAAGAACGGAATAGTAAAACCTAATAATGGAGGAATGGAATGA
- the cbiB gene encoding adenosylcobinamide-phosphate synthase CbiB, with the protein MTLAFMIAGAYFIDIIIGDPRNFPHPVVYIGKSITFLERMIRRIFKREVYLKYAGMLFPIIIAGGSYFIVYLLLKALSMAHPILSWIMEIWLISTTIAVKGLKDVGLKIYVCLLNKDVIEARRTLSMVVGRDTESLDEKEISRGAVETVAENMVDAIISPLFYAMIGGAPLAMAYRAANTLDSMVGYKNEQYRNLGWASARFDDVLNFLPARLTFLLIVLASWIKGYNYSNAWKITLRDARKHPSPNSGFPEAAVAGALGIQLGGTNYYQGIASHRAKMGDLLRTIQPDDIVKCVKLMILVSLIFILVVVVFLLLICKL; encoded by the coding sequence ATGACATTGGCGTTCATGATTGCAGGGGCATATTTTATAGATATTATCATTGGGGATCCCAGAAATTTCCCCCATCCCGTTGTATATATTGGGAAATCGATTACCTTTTTGGAGAGGATGATCCGGAGAATTTTTAAAAGGGAGGTTTATCTCAAGTATGCGGGAATGCTTTTTCCTATAATTATTGCAGGTGGGAGCTATTTCATTGTATACCTGCTGCTGAAAGCTTTATCCATGGCTCATCCGATCTTATCATGGATTATGGAAATTTGGCTGATTTCAACAACAATCGCCGTTAAGGGACTGAAGGATGTAGGCTTGAAAATCTATGTTTGCCTTCTTAATAAAGATGTAATTGAAGCTCGAAGAACCTTGTCGATGGTGGTAGGTAGAGATACGGAATCATTGGATGAAAAAGAGATTTCCCGCGGTGCGGTGGAGACAGTAGCAGAAAATATGGTGGATGCCATTATTTCTCCTCTTTTTTATGCAATGATTGGGGGAGCACCGCTAGCCATGGCTTACCGGGCGGCTAATACTTTAGATTCTATGGTGGGATACAAAAATGAGCAATATCGAAATTTGGGATGGGCTTCTGCCCGTTTTGATGATGTCTTGAATTTTCTTCCAGCAAGGCTCACTTTTCTTTTGATCGTTTTGGCAAGTTGGATTAAAGGTTATAATTATTCCAATGCATGGAAGATTACTTTAAGGGATGCGAGAAAACATCCCAGTCCCAACAGTGGTTTTCCAGAGGCTGCCGTTGCCGGTGCTTTAGGAATTCAACTTGGCGGAACCAATTATTATCAAGGGATTGCATCCCATCGGGCAAAAATGGGGGATTTACTTCGCACCATTCAACCGGATGATATTGTAAAGTGTGTAAAGCTTATGATTTTGGTTTCGCTGATTTTTATCTTGGTAGTTGTTGTCTTCCTTCTACTTATTTGTAAATTATGA
- a CDS encoding N-acetyltransferase, which produces MKGSLLMLTFRKAKMSDVETMHELINLYAQKGLMLARSRNSFYEGLREFTVADYDGQVVGAGGLHLLWSDLAEIRALAIHPDYAGQGIGRKLVETLVNEAKEMELPRVFALTYQPEFFSKCGFTEVAMDVLPHKVWRECINCPKFPKCDERAFVLDLND; this is translated from the coding sequence ATGAAAGGATCGTTGTTAATGCTTACATTTAGAAAGGCGAAAATGAGTGACGTTGAAACAATGCATGAGTTAATCAATCTTTATGCACAAAAAGGATTGATGCTGGCACGGTCCAGAAATTCATTTTATGAAGGATTAAGGGAATTTACCGTTGCTGATTATGATGGCCAAGTGGTGGGAGCAGGCGGTTTGCATTTACTTTGGAGTGATTTGGCCGAAATTAGAGCCTTGGCTATTCATCCTGATTACGCCGGACAAGGTATAGGACGTAAATTAGTCGAAACCCTGGTAAACGAGGCAAAAGAAATGGAACTGCCAAGGGTATTTGCTTTAACTTATCAGCCTGAGTTTTTTTCAAAATGCGGATTTACGGAAGTAGCCATGGATGTGCTGCCGCATAAGGTGTGGCGTGAGTGTATCAATTGCCCCAAGTTTCCCAAGTGTGATGAGCGTGCCTTTGTACTGGATCTTAATGATTAA
- a CDS encoding DUF7408 domain-containing protein, translated as MKQWIPIAVILIFILSFSPVEAEGLVDIKVEIGLHGKIKQSRWAPIHVTITNQGDEVSGDLVVKAAPDEQWYGTYTFPMSLSKGGVKEISLSLPVGYNPFNPKNLEVSFYEGGYKKGKPVELANKIRIVSDFVQPEELLIGALTKDPDGLKFFLTVSNPISGSARPEMVFLSEKDIPDHYQNLDSLDILVVDRFPADTLTSVQMNAIKEWIRSGGVMILSGGGSYRETVLPFSDISPVIPRGTRESKELSSLSSYAEEEINSPQPVTLSVGDLAEGKVIVSFEEIPGITIRSYGQGQVIYTAYDLTAEPFSSWKGNSKLWSNVFKEIGPEFFYKKLNYSRLFDRMYSLMNGVERFPDLKVPSVSLLMISFVIYILLITFGLYLILKRFDKREWMWVIIPSAGVLFSLIIFVTGASERLGGVLKHTLAVVELDGMGNGKGRAASAIFVPRGGDYRLTSSEQMIPISSRFMQNPMEKASSILISQTQNKSQVEFLDVDYWSVQKVYADLMPESYGRIDSDLRLSEGRLTGIVTNETSFDMNDARILVGRKYVELGSMKKGENKKVDVQIGLQGIGNLSPDMDLVYQMYSQYYNSPYQPNANYDSRKGSLLEQVLRTNDRVAYATPVKPGTFTTSPKEKFNLPMIIGWVDQPVFQYEVNEKVKSDNHLSLIYQNLNVSIQNGNTFAIPHGYVNPSVNQLTTDYQPEGLQRVYMGVGTAELEFMLPVPEKGKVDQMELRLDNPPFVSYDLYNWGKNQWERIFGPTAKLDDPPSYIKGNRVRIRLTTTRDGGFEKPTIQVKGVIEK; from the coding sequence ATGAAACAGTGGATCCCTATAGCTGTTATCCTAATATTCATCCTATCTTTTTCACCAGTTGAAGCTGAAGGACTTGTAGATATTAAGGTGGAGATAGGACTTCATGGAAAAATCAAGCAATCCAGATGGGCGCCAATTCATGTGACGATTACCAACCAGGGAGATGAAGTTTCAGGAGACCTGGTTGTTAAGGCTGCCCCTGATGAGCAGTGGTATGGTACTTACACATTTCCAATGAGTTTATCTAAAGGGGGAGTGAAGGAAATCAGTTTATCCCTGCCGGTTGGTTATAACCCCTTTAACCCTAAAAACCTGGAGGTTTCCTTTTATGAAGGAGGATATAAAAAGGGAAAACCTGTGGAATTAGCCAACAAGATACGAATTGTCAGTGATTTCGTTCAACCGGAAGAGCTTTTAATTGGAGCATTAACGAAAGATCCGGATGGGTTAAAATTCTTTTTAACCGTATCAAATCCCATTTCCGGAAGTGCAAGACCGGAAATGGTTTTTCTAAGTGAAAAGGATATACCTGATCATTATCAGAATTTGGATTCATTAGATATTCTGGTTGTTGACCGATTCCCGGCGGATACTTTAACTTCAGTTCAAATGAATGCCATTAAAGAATGGATTCGCTCAGGTGGAGTTATGATTCTTTCTGGAGGTGGATCCTATCGGGAAACAGTCCTGCCTTTTTCAGATATTTCTCCAGTGATCCCTAGAGGAACCAGAGAGAGCAAAGAATTATCATCCTTAAGTTCTTATGCGGAAGAGGAAATCAATTCTCCCCAACCAGTTACGCTGTCTGTCGGTGATCTTGCAGAAGGAAAGGTAATCGTTTCGTTTGAAGAGATCCCCGGGATTACGATTCGTTCATATGGACAGGGTCAAGTCATCTATACGGCCTATGATCTAACGGCGGAACCCTTTTCTTCATGGAAGGGAAATAGCAAATTGTGGAGCAATGTTTTCAAGGAGATAGGTCCGGAATTTTTCTATAAAAAACTGAACTACAGTCGGCTGTTTGATCGGATGTATTCCCTTATGAACGGAGTTGAAAGATTCCCTGATTTAAAGGTTCCATCTGTCAGTCTGCTCATGATTTCCTTTGTCATCTATATTTTGCTTATCACCTTCGGTCTTTATTTGATATTAAAACGATTTGATAAAAGAGAATGGATGTGGGTGATTATTCCATCTGCCGGAGTCCTTTTTTCCTTGATTATTTTTGTAACTGGTGCCTCTGAACGATTGGGCGGTGTACTAAAACATACCCTGGCGGTTGTGGAACTGGATGGAATGGGAAATGGAAAAGGGCGCGCCGCTTCTGCCATTTTTGTCCCCAGAGGAGGGGATTACCGTCTGACTTCTTCGGAACAGATGATTCCCATCAGCAGCAGGTTTATGCAAAATCCGATGGAAAAAGCAAGCTCTATCCTGATCTCCCAAACCCAAAATAAGAGTCAGGTTGAATTCCTAGATGTGGATTACTGGTCAGTACAAAAGGTGTATGCTGATCTCATGCCGGAATCCTATGGTCGGATTGACAGTGATCTTCGCTTGAGCGAGGGAAGGCTGACCGGGATAGTGACCAATGAGACTTCCTTCGATATGAACGATGCCAGAATTCTTGTCGGGCGTAAGTATGTGGAACTTGGGTCGATGAAAAAAGGGGAAAACAAGAAAGTAGATGTTCAAATTGGACTTCAGGGGATTGGCAATCTGTCTCCTGACATGGATCTGGTTTATCAAATGTATAGTCAATATTACAACAGTCCTTACCAGCCCAATGCCAATTATGATTCCCGCAAGGGTTCCCTGTTGGAACAGGTATTAAGAACTAATGATCGAGTAGCCTATGCGACACCGGTAAAGCCTGGAACATTCACGACAAGCCCGAAAGAGAAATTTAACCTGCCAATGATCATTGGTTGGGTGGATCAACCTGTCTTTCAGTATGAAGTAAACGAAAAGGTAAAATCGGATAATCATTTATCTCTTATCTACCAAAACCTGAATGTTTCTATTCAGAATGGAAATACCTTCGCTATTCCCCATGGATATGTCAATCCATCAGTCAATCAATTGACCACTGATTATCAGCCGGAAGGGTTACAAAGGGTATATATGGGTGTGGGAACAGCAGAATTGGAGTTTATGCTGCCAGTCCCTGAAAAGGGAAAAGTGGACCAAATGGAATTGCGTTTGGATAATCCCCCGTTTGTATCATATGACTTGTACAACTGGGGAAAGAACCAATGGGAGAGGATATTTGGCCCAACTGCTAAGTTGGATGATCCACCTTCTTATATCAAGGGAAATCGGGTAAGGATTCGTTTAACGACCACCAGAGACGGTGGGTTTGAAAAGCCTACCATCCAGGTAAAGGGAGTGATTGAGAAATGA
- a CDS encoding ABC transporter ATP-binding protein, translating to MIKTEGLTKKYGNFTALDQLNLQIDRGVVYGFVGPNGAGKSTTMSILATLLAPTSGRAMVSGYDVTTHPKQVRRHIGYMPDFFGVYDQFKVSEYLYFFGASYGISRIEMNQMIPQLLELVNLSQKSDAYVDTLSRGMKQRLCLARCLVHDPDVLILDEPASGLDPRARIEMRKILKELRSMGKTILISSHILPELSELCDQIGVIEDGRLVASGKVSEIEKLKGSRLLQIRILQHLEATVRFFENQPLVSSVTVDDQDSCKILISYEGTDEQQASMLSLAIAQNLPIVSFSEVRTNLEDIFLEITKEDSSS from the coding sequence ATGATTAAAACAGAGGGGTTAACAAAAAAGTATGGAAATTTCACTGCCCTTGACCAATTAAATCTGCAAATCGATAGAGGGGTGGTTTACGGTTTTGTCGGACCAAACGGTGCAGGCAAATCGACGACGATGTCCATTTTGGCCACTCTTTTGGCTCCTACCTCTGGTCGAGCCATGGTTTCCGGATATGACGTGACAACCCATCCCAAACAGGTGAGAAGACATATCGGATACATGCCGGATTTTTTTGGGGTGTATGATCAGTTCAAGGTGTCGGAGTATCTTTATTTTTTTGGGGCCAGTTATGGAATTTCAAGAATAGAGATGAACCAGATGATTCCCCAGCTATTGGAATTGGTAAATCTGTCCCAGAAATCCGATGCTTATGTGGATACCTTGTCCCGGGGAATGAAGCAGAGGCTTTGCCTAGCCAGATGCCTAGTTCATGACCCGGATGTTCTCATTTTGGATGAACCTGCTTCCGGACTGGATCCAAGGGCACGGATTGAGATGAGGAAAATATTAAAGGAGCTTCGCTCCATGGGAAAAACCATCCTGATTAGCTCCCATATTTTACCCGAGTTATCCGAACTTTGTGATCAAATTGGCGTAATTGAAGATGGAAGACTGGTTGCCAGCGGAAAAGTTTCCGAAATTGAGAAACTAAAAGGCAGCCGTTTGCTGCAGATTCGCATCCTTCAACATCTTGAAGCAACCGTCCGGTTCTTTGAAAATCAACCCCTTGTTTCTTCTGTTACTGTAGATGATCAGGATTCTTGCAAAATATTGATTTCATACGAAGGGACGGATGAACAGCAAGCATCCATGCTTTCATTGGCGATTGCACAGAATTTGCCGATTGTCTCATTTTCTGAAGTAAGAACGAATTTAGAAGATATTTTTCTTGAAATTACAAAGGAGGATAGTTCCTCGTGA
- a CDS encoding ABC transporter permease has protein sequence MKWAKIWINPVLDKEIRLRMRSLKSTLAILFYLLAIGSVAFAFMYLTMDRFQGTFNPNNSKEFFIVLSIMQMILIAFVTPGLTAGAISGERERQTLNILLTTQQSSTSIILSKLFSSLAFLSLMIVATLPLYSIVFLYGGVSPGQLVATFGIFLFTMLILGTLGIFFSTLFKKTMVSTIVTYGTVLFIFAGTFFLAIFLTEFFKVPGSSQQANMIALFLMGANPGAALVSIFEPDFARGIVNRQVDFQLWHIFLGYYALMISALLFFSIRKLRPNMKPFRIKKT, from the coding sequence GTGAAATGGGCAAAAATCTGGATTAATCCCGTTCTTGACAAGGAAATTCGGTTGCGTATGCGTTCATTGAAATCTACCCTGGCTATTCTGTTTTATCTCCTGGCCATTGGGTCAGTCGCCTTTGCGTTTATGTATTTAACGATGGATAGGTTCCAAGGAACCTTTAACCCCAATAACAGTAAAGAGTTTTTTATCGTTTTGTCCATCATGCAGATGATTCTGATAGCCTTTGTAACCCCTGGATTAACGGCAGGCGCGATCAGTGGAGAACGGGAGAGGCAGACATTGAACATCTTGCTGACCACCCAACAGTCTTCCACTTCTATCATTTTAAGCAAGCTGTTTTCATCATTGGCCTTTTTGTCGCTGATGATTGTTGCGACTCTGCCCCTCTATAGCATTGTATTTTTATATGGCGGAGTTTCTCCAGGGCAATTGGTGGCCACTTTTGGCATATTTTTGTTTACCATGCTGATCTTGGGAACCTTGGGAATATTCTTTTCAACGTTATTCAAAAAAACCATGGTATCCACGATTGTCACTTATGGGACGGTTCTTTTTATCTTTGCCGGAACATTTTTTCTGGCTATTTTTCTCACTGAATTCTTTAAGGTACCTGGTTCCAGCCAGCAGGCCAACATGATTGCTTTATTTCTCATGGGAGCTAATCCCGGGGCAGCTCTGGTCAGTATATTTGAACCAGATTTTGCTAGGGGAATCGTCAATCGGCAGGTGGATTTTCAACTCTGGCACATATTTTTGGGCTATTACGCCTTGATGATCAGTGCCTTGCTCTTCTTCAGCATTCGAAAGTTGAGACCCAATATGAAACCTTTTCGTATCAAGAAAACTTAA
- a CDS encoding lipoate--protein ligase family protein: MIEHNEMFFRDAWRIIDRVNHNTSDLPIHSFAVDDTLCTFVGKNLSSPVIHIWSHDNTVVLGIRDARLPRVYKGIKFLQDAGYETIVRNSGGAAVVLDKNVLNLSVILPVKDPFSNIKYGYVFMYQLIKEILEPLGKRIDAGEIKGSYCPGRYDLGINGIKFAGIAQRRRREGVAVQAFLLVSGSGIERAELIKKYYELAGESHLSENQMSNVLQIDSHTMGSIADLTNQPVTVLDLKNRVNAILKKNSVHLTLDTGLKKDELDEYKKNLQLMYERNEILKEKDQPHLSAADPYQD, encoded by the coding sequence ATGATTGAACATAATGAAATGTTTTTTAGAGACGCGTGGAGAATAATTGATCGTGTGAATCATAACACAAGTGATCTGCCAATACATTCTTTTGCCGTGGATGACACGCTGTGCACATTTGTGGGAAAAAATCTTTCTTCTCCGGTTATTCACATTTGGTCACATGACAACACAGTGGTACTGGGAATTCGAGATGCTCGGCTACCAAGAGTTTATAAAGGAATCAAGTTTTTGCAAGATGCCGGGTACGAAACGATTGTTCGCAATTCTGGAGGAGCCGCTGTTGTATTAGATAAGAATGTATTAAATCTATCTGTTATTTTGCCAGTCAAAGATCCTTTTTCAAATATTAAATACGGTTATGTATTTATGTATCAATTGATTAAGGAAATATTAGAGCCCCTAGGGAAAAGAATTGATGCAGGAGAGATCAAGGGTTCATACTGCCCTGGACGATATGACCTTGGTATTAATGGAATTAAATTTGCCGGTATCGCTCAAAGGCGCCGCCGAGAAGGGGTAGCAGTACAAGCCTTTCTATTGGTATCAGGAAGCGGAATAGAGAGGGCGGAACTTATCAAAAAATATTATGAACTGGCAGGAGAAAGTCACCTTAGCGAAAATCAAATGTCTAATGTGCTTCAAATTGATAGCCATACCATGGGCTCTATAGCTGATTTAACCAATCAGCCTGTAACAGTTTTAGATTTAAAAAATCGGGTGAATGCAATTTTAAAAAAGAACTCTGTTCATTTGACTCTGGATACAGGATTAAAAAAGGATGAGTTAGACGAATACAAAAAAAACTTGCAACTGATGTACGAGAGAAATGAAATACTTAAAGAAAAGGATCAGCCGCATTTATCAGCAGCAGATCCATATCAAGACTAG
- a CDS encoding DEAD/DEAH box helicase, with product MTTFYEFGLSHSVIRAINNMGFEEATPIQGQTIPIALKGEDLIGQAQTGTGKTAAFGIPLIEKMEVESGHIQGLIITPTRELAIQVAEELNKIGEFRGVRTLPIYGGQDINRQIKSLKKKPSVIVGTPGRIMDHMRRNTIRLTQIKMVVLDEADEMMNMGFIDDIKAILQEIPDHRQTLLFSATMPEQIAKLAEQFMKNPKQIKIKAKDVSLPAIEQHYIEVPEKQKFDVLCRLIDIQSPNLAIVFGRTKRRVDELSEALNKRGYLAEGLHGDLTQARREIVLRQFKEGIIDILVATDVAARGLDISDVTHVYNFDIPQDPESYIHRIGRTGRAGKTGLATTLVTPREMDHLKSIEHLTKRKIIRKPVPTLHDAIEGKQRLTVERLEQFIEQDGNIDRYKALAEKLLKENDSVTLLASALKMLTKQPNTDPITLTEVEPLRIRKSKNNFRPFRQKEKNSQRQGGKKRKKQFSH from the coding sequence ATGACAACATTTTATGAGTTCGGATTAAGTCATTCTGTCATTCGAGCCATCAACAACATGGGATTTGAGGAAGCAACACCGATACAAGGTCAAACGATTCCCATCGCTTTAAAAGGAGAAGATTTAATTGGTCAAGCACAGACCGGAACGGGAAAGACTGCTGCATTTGGCATTCCATTAATAGAAAAAATGGAAGTTGAGTCAGGACATATTCAGGGACTAATTATTACTCCTACAAGGGAATTAGCCATTCAAGTTGCAGAGGAATTAAACAAGATCGGGGAGTTTAGAGGGGTGCGTACACTACCCATCTATGGAGGGCAAGATATTAACAGACAAATTAAATCGTTAAAAAAGAAGCCATCTGTCATTGTCGGGACTCCTGGTAGAATAATGGATCATATGAGAAGAAATACCATTCGTCTTACCCAGATAAAAATGGTCGTTTTGGATGAAGCGGATGAAATGATGAATATGGGTTTTATAGATGACATCAAAGCCATCCTTCAGGAAATTCCTGATCATCGACAAACTCTCCTTTTCTCCGCAACGATGCCTGAACAAATTGCTAAACTGGCTGAGCAATTTATGAAAAACCCAAAACAAATCAAAATTAAGGCAAAAGATGTTTCACTGCCCGCCATTGAACAACATTATATTGAAGTCCCTGAAAAACAAAAGTTTGATGTCCTTTGCCGACTAATAGATATTCAATCTCCAAACCTGGCCATTGTTTTCGGAAGGACAAAACGAAGAGTAGATGAACTTTCAGAAGCACTTAACAAGCGTGGCTATTTGGCGGAAGGGCTCCACGGAGATCTTACCCAGGCCAGACGAGAAATCGTTCTAAGACAATTTAAGGAAGGAATCATTGATATTCTTGTAGCGACTGATGTGGCTGCCAGAGGATTAGATATCAGCGACGTCACTCATGTGTATAATTTCGATATTCCGCAGGACCCCGAGAGTTACATCCATCGGATAGGACGTACTGGCAGGGCAGGAAAAACAGGACTGGCTACGACGTTGGTTACACCTCGGGAAATGGACCATCTCAAAAGCATTGAACATCTTACCAAAAGAAAAATAATACGCAAGCCAGTCCCCACTTTACATGATGCTATTGAAGGAAAACAGCGACTAACGGTGGAAAGATTAGAGCAATTTATAGAACAAGATGGCAATATTGACAGATATAAGGCTCTGGCGGAAAAACTGCTGAAAGAAAATGACTCAGTCACTCTATTAGCCTCAGCGCTAAAAATGTTAACAAAACAACCAAACACTGATCCAATCACCCTAACTGAAGTAGAGCCATTAAGAATCAGAAAGTCAAAAAATAACTTTAGGCCATTCAGACAAAAAGAAAAAAATTCTCAACGGCAAGGCGGAAAAAAAAGAAAGAAACAGTTCAGCCACTAA
- a CDS encoding cold shock domain-containing protein translates to MIGKVKWFNSEKGYGFIEKEDGGDVFVHFTAIQGEGFKTLEEGQQVKFDVVDGNRGPQAANVVRF, encoded by the coding sequence TGGAAAAGTAAAATGGTTTAACTCAGAAAAAGGATATGGTTTTATTGAAAAGGAAGATGGTGGAGATGTTTTTGTCCACTTTACTGCGATACAAGGAGAGGGTTTTAAAACCCTTGAAGAAGGTCAACAAGTAAAGTTTGATGTTGTAGACGGAAATCGCGGACCTCAAGCCGCAAATGTTGTTCGATTTTAA